A DNA window from Gemmatimonadota bacterium contains the following coding sequences:
- the rpsO gene encoding 30S ribosomal protein S15, whose amino-acid sequence MALTKEKKAELIAQYGRKEGDTGSPQVQIAQLTERIVQLIEHFQTHKKDHHSRRGLLKLVGRRRRLLRYLRREDLEGYRSLIAALDIRG is encoded by the coding sequence TTGGCGTTAACAAAAGAAAAGAAGGCAGAGTTGATCGCACAATACGGGCGCAAAGAAGGCGATACAGGATCGCCACAAGTCCAGATTGCGCAACTTACAGAGCGTATTGTACAACTCATCGAACACTTTCAAACCCACAAGAAAGATCATCACTCGCGTCGGGGACTGCTCAAACTGGTTGGGCGTCGCCGCCGTCTGTTGCGGTATTTGCGGCGCGAAGACTTAGAAGGTTATCGTAGCTTGATTGCGGCACTGGATATTCGCGGTTGA
- the gcvT gene encoding glycine cleavage system aminomethyltransferase GcvT translates to METLKKTPLNEIHHKTNARMVPFGGWEMPVQYEGIVAEHQAVRSKAGLFDVSHMGEFEFNGKGAKKLVQFLTANDIDRIGIGRGQYSLFLNKNGGAIDDIIVYRSGKTTYLIVVNAANVDKDWKHVQTVAKSCDNVQVTNRSEEFALLALQGPKSEAILSPIANRNLSEIGFFRIRKAELAGIPVHIARTGYTGEGMNGFEIFTRTEDATAIWNTLIASPDVSPAGLGARDTLRIEASLPLYGQELNEATTPLEAGLDRFVSQVGGFSGAEALEKQRTDGLRKTLVMLEMIDRGIPRHGYEILDSSGNSIGEVTSGTAAPYLKKNIAMGYVPPNYSEIGTELAIAIRNRTLRARIVPRPFFKR, encoded by the coding sequence TTGGAAACCTTAAAAAAAACCCCACTAAACGAAATACACCACAAAACAAACGCGCGAATGGTTCCATTTGGCGGCTGGGAAATGCCGGTACAATACGAAGGGATCGTCGCGGAACATCAAGCGGTGCGATCAAAAGCTGGACTTTTTGACGTCTCGCACATGGGAGAATTTGAATTTAACGGCAAAGGAGCAAAAAAGCTGGTCCAATTTCTAACTGCCAATGACATAGACCGCATTGGCATTGGGCGCGGACAGTATTCTCTGTTTCTCAACAAAAATGGCGGCGCAATTGACGACATTATCGTTTACCGCTCTGGCAAAACAACCTATCTGATCGTCGTAAATGCCGCAAATGTCGATAAAGACTGGAAACATGTCCAGACAGTCGCAAAATCCTGTGACAATGTTCAGGTAACCAATCGCAGTGAAGAATTTGCCCTTCTCGCGCTTCAAGGGCCAAAATCAGAAGCTATACTCTCCCCTATCGCAAATCGGAATCTCTCTGAAATCGGTTTTTTTCGCATTCGAAAAGCAGAACTCGCAGGAATACCCGTTCACATTGCCCGCACGGGATATACTGGCGAAGGAATGAATGGTTTTGAGATATTTACACGAACAGAAGATGCAACGGCGATCTGGAATACCCTCATCGCATCACCCGATGTATCACCTGCAGGATTGGGCGCGCGGGATACACTCCGCATCGAAGCCTCTCTCCCCCTCTACGGGCAGGAACTCAACGAAGCAACAACACCATTAGAAGCCGGGCTGGATCGGTTCGTCTCGCAGGTGGGCGGATTCTCAGGAGCAGAAGCGCTTGAGAAACAGCGCACGGATGGCCTGCGGAAAACACTTGTTATGCTTGAAATGATCGACCGCGGCATCCCTCGCCACGGTTACGAAATCCTGGACTCTTCGGGAAATTCCATAGGTGAAGTCACCAGTGGTACAGCCGCGCCCTATCTAAAAAAGAATATCGCAATGGGTTATGTCCCCCCCAACTATTCGGAAATTGGAACAGAACTCGCGATTGCAATCCGAAATCGCACTCTCAGGGCACGAATTGTTCCCAGGCCATTTTTTAAGCGGTAA
- a CDS encoding bifunctional riboflavin kinase/FAD synthetase — translation MMRTITLEEPVALAHPVVTVGTFDGIHAGHVSVIEAMTDKARACRGTSVVVTFDPHPRQFIDGADAPGVLTSLEEKQHCLASLGVNILAVVGFNDALRQLSPEAFVKCFLVDKLSARSVIVGYDHGFGRGRQGGFETMKRLGKQFGFSVFSPPAVCIAEKPVSSTRIRNALLKGDLDAVVQLMGHPYPLWGRVVEGEKRGRALGFPTANLRFETPGKLLPPPGVYAGVARLEQPYIAVINYGKRPTFGGQSAHCEVHLLNFSQNLYGKILPVEILYRIRGEREFSSKEALIEQIKADIQTAEDMLSRHHTDGGKFWR, via the coding sequence ATGATGCGCACCATAACGCTTGAAGAACCGGTTGCGCTTGCTCACCCGGTGGTCACTGTTGGAACATTTGACGGCATTCACGCCGGACATGTCTCTGTCATTGAGGCTATGACCGATAAGGCACGGGCGTGTAGGGGCACATCTGTCGTTGTCACTTTTGATCCACATCCCCGCCAGTTTATCGACGGTGCCGATGCGCCTGGGGTGTTGACATCGCTTGAAGAGAAACAGCATTGTCTCGCCTCTTTGGGGGTGAATATTCTGGCTGTTGTTGGATTTAATGACGCACTCCGGCAGCTGTCTCCCGAGGCATTTGTCAAATGCTTTCTGGTTGATAAACTCAGCGCCAGGTCTGTGATTGTAGGTTACGACCACGGTTTTGGAAGGGGGCGTCAGGGCGGGTTTGAGACGATGAAGAGATTGGGGAAACAGTTTGGGTTCTCTGTTTTTTCTCCTCCTGCTGTGTGCATCGCCGAAAAACCCGTGAGCAGTACCCGCATTCGCAACGCACTCCTGAAAGGGGATCTGGATGCGGTTGTTCAGCTTATGGGACACCCTTACCCCTTGTGGGGGCGTGTGGTAGAAGGAGAAAAACGGGGTAGAGCACTTGGTTTTCCCACTGCCAATCTCCGGTTTGAAACGCCGGGCAAACTCTTGCCGCCTCCAGGGGTTTATGCCGGTGTTGCCAGGCTGGAGCAGCCCTATATCGCCGTTATCAATTACGGTAAACGTCCTACATTTGGGGGGCAGTCAGCGCATTGTGAAGTACATTTGCTCAATTTTTCACAAAATCTCTATGGAAAAATTTTACCCGTTGAGATTTTGTATCGCATTCGCGGCGAGCGTGAATTCAGTAGTAAAGAGGCTTTAATCGAACAGATTAAAGCAGATATACAGACCGCGGAAGATATGCTTTCGCGGCATCATACCGATGGAGGTAAATTTTGGCGTTAA
- the asnS gene encoding asparagine--tRNA ligase — protein sequence MPDIIRINDVSAWEDKEVVIEGWLYNKRSSGKLHFLQIRDGSGTIQCVIFQGDVSPDVFESATDLGQESSLRVTGVVRADARSPIGFEIGVSDIEIVHRAEDYPITPKEHGTAFLMDHRHLWLRSSRQYAILSVRAEIVKACRDYYDSNGFTLVDAPIFTPSSCEGTSTLFETDYFDEKAYLTQSGQLYMEAAAMAFGKVYCFGPTFRAEKSKTRRHLTEFWMVEPEVAYMDLSGNMDLAEDFICYVVQRVIKTCRSELVTLKRDLAPLRRVQKPFHRISYSDAHELLKDAGLDHTWGEDFGAEDETVLANAHDRPVIVHRYPAACKAFYMKGDPEDSQLALCMDVLAPEGYGEIVGGGQREDDLEVLRRKLAEHGLDEAPFQWYLDLRHYGSVPHSGFGLGIERTVAWICGLSHVRETIPFPRLLQRLYP from the coding sequence ATGCCAGATATCATCAGGATAAACGACGTAAGTGCCTGGGAAGATAAAGAAGTTGTGATCGAAGGATGGCTGTACAATAAACGATCAAGTGGAAAATTGCACTTTCTTCAGATAAGAGATGGCTCTGGTACGATTCAGTGCGTGATATTTCAGGGCGATGTATCGCCAGATGTGTTTGAAAGCGCTACAGACCTGGGACAAGAATCGTCCCTCAGGGTGACGGGGGTGGTTCGGGCCGATGCGCGTTCACCCATCGGCTTTGAAATTGGCGTCAGCGATATCGAAATTGTGCATCGCGCAGAGGATTATCCGATTACGCCCAAAGAACACGGCACGGCATTTTTGATGGATCACCGCCATTTGTGGCTGCGCTCATCGCGCCAGTATGCCATTTTAAGCGTGCGTGCCGAAATTGTCAAAGCCTGTCGCGATTATTACGACAGCAATGGCTTCACACTTGTTGACGCGCCCATTTTTACACCGTCGTCCTGCGAAGGTACCAGCACGCTTTTTGAAACCGATTATTTCGATGAGAAAGCATATCTGACACAGAGTGGGCAGCTATATATGGAAGCAGCAGCTATGGCTTTTGGCAAGGTGTACTGTTTTGGGCCGACTTTCCGAGCTGAGAAATCCAAGACGCGGCGTCATTTGACCGAGTTCTGGATGGTCGAGCCAGAAGTGGCCTATATGGACCTATCGGGTAATATGGATCTGGCTGAAGACTTCATCTGCTATGTTGTTCAGCGCGTGATAAAAACCTGTCGGTCTGAACTTGTGACCTTGAAACGCGATCTTGCGCCCCTACGACGGGTGCAAAAACCATTTCACAGGATATCTTATTCCGATGCACATGAATTGCTAAAAGACGCGGGTCTCGATCACACCTGGGGGGAGGATTTTGGTGCTGAGGATGAAACCGTATTGGCCAATGCACACGATCGCCCCGTGATTGTGCATCGGTATCCAGCAGCTTGTAAAGCTTTTTATATGAAGGGGGATCCGGAAGATTCCCAACTGGCATTGTGTATGGATGTGCTGGCTCCCGAAGGATATGGCGAAATCGTCGGTGGGGGACAGCGCGAGGACGATCTGGAGGTCTTACGGCGGAAGCTCGCCGAACACGGTCTTGACGAGGCGCCGTTCCAGTGGTACCTGGACCTCAGGCACTATGGATCGGTGCCACATTCCGGTTTCGGATTGGGTATTGAGCGTACAGTCGCGTGGATATGCGGATTATCCCATGTCCGCGAGACGATTCCATTTCCTCGGCTTTTGCAAAGATTATATCCTTAG
- a CDS encoding polyribonucleotide nucleotidyltransferase — translation MIAKVELEYAGRPLSIETGRVAKQSHGAVWMQYGETIVLVAAVSDNKPSDFDFFPLQVDYREKMYAGGRIPGNFFKREGAPSTTEKLHARLIDHQIRPLFPEAYDFETQVYVTVLSFDGENDPAVLSMTGASAALCISDIPFDGPIGAVCVGRVDGEFVVNPTLSQLEESDVHLMVSGNRESIISVEGDFHEVADEDVVEALRVAHQGIVQLIELQDDLISRVGKAKRSYDEPEENETLVTAVAERASEQIHAANRMPDKVARAETLSAIRAEVREALAEDYEDSEIGSEIDRLIKKDMRAMILAENQRIDGRDLNQVRPIDIDLSVLPRAHGSAVFTRGQTQALCVATLGSKMDTRMVDDLEGKSFKSFMLDYNFPNYSVGETGRIAAPGRREVGHGALAEKALEPVVPSEEHFPYTIRLVSEILESNSSSSMATVCGGSLALMDAGVPIKSHVAGAGVGLVMEGDQWAVLTDILGEEDHLGDMDLKIAGTRSGLTAIQMDIKIGGISFEILSAAFARARDALNHILGLMEEAISEPRTSLSEYAPRILSIRIDPAKIGAVIGPGGKTIRSIEETGATVSVEDDGLVTVTSLDAQAGETAMGMVEALVEEPEVGRIYDGTVRRITDFGAFVEILPGKDGLCHISELEHHRVRKVNDVLSEGEKVQVKVIAIDDQGKIRLSRKVLIDKPDGNSNPQGRQRPPQRS, via the coding sequence ATGATAGCAAAAGTAGAGCTTGAATATGCCGGTCGTCCGCTGTCCATTGAAACGGGTCGGGTGGCCAAACAGTCACATGGGGCGGTGTGGATGCAGTACGGGGAAACCATTGTGCTGGTGGCTGCCGTTTCCGATAACAAACCTTCGGATTTTGATTTTTTTCCCCTTCAAGTCGATTATCGCGAAAAGATGTATGCAGGTGGGCGCATTCCCGGCAACTTTTTTAAGCGAGAAGGCGCGCCTTCAACAACGGAGAAATTGCATGCGCGTTTAATCGATCATCAAATCAGGCCCCTATTTCCGGAGGCTTATGACTTTGAAACGCAGGTTTATGTTACTGTGTTGTCTTTTGACGGTGAAAATGATCCCGCAGTGCTCTCAATGACAGGCGCTTCGGCTGCACTGTGCATTTCTGATATTCCGTTTGACGGTCCCATTGGCGCTGTGTGCGTTGGGCGAGTTGATGGAGAATTTGTGGTCAACCCCACACTTTCCCAACTCGAAGAAAGCGATGTCCATTTGATGGTATCGGGCAATCGCGAGTCCATTATTTCAGTTGAAGGCGATTTTCACGAAGTAGCCGATGAAGATGTTGTCGAAGCATTGCGCGTTGCCCATCAAGGCATTGTACAACTGATTGAATTACAGGATGATCTGATTTCCCGTGTGGGGAAAGCCAAGCGGTCTTACGACGAGCCTGAAGAAAACGAAACGCTTGTCACTGCTGTTGCCGAACGCGCTTCAGAGCAGATCCACGCAGCCAACCGCATGCCGGATAAGGTGGCGCGTGCAGAGACGTTGTCCGCGATTCGTGCAGAGGTGCGAGAAGCGCTCGCAGAAGACTATGAAGATAGTGAAATTGGCAGTGAAATCGATCGATTGATCAAAAAGGATATGCGCGCGATGATTCTTGCGGAAAATCAGCGCATTGACGGGCGCGATCTCAATCAGGTTCGGCCCATTGACATCGATCTGAGTGTATTGCCTCGCGCACACGGGTCCGCTGTTTTTACGCGTGGGCAAACACAGGCTTTGTGTGTGGCCACGCTCGGAAGCAAGATGGACACCCGAATGGTAGATGATCTCGAAGGCAAATCGTTCAAGAGCTTTATGCTCGATTACAACTTTCCCAACTACAGTGTTGGTGAAACGGGGCGGATCGCAGCGCCCGGCCGTCGCGAAGTCGGTCACGGAGCTTTGGCTGAAAAGGCACTCGAGCCCGTTGTGCCCAGTGAAGAGCATTTTCCATATACGATCCGGCTGGTTTCTGAGATTTTAGAATCCAACAGTTCTTCTTCAATGGCCACGGTGTGTGGCGGTTCTCTCGCTTTGATGGATGCAGGTGTGCCCATTAAAAGCCATGTTGCCGGGGCTGGTGTAGGGCTGGTTATGGAAGGGGATCAATGGGCGGTTCTTACAGATATTTTAGGCGAAGAAGACCATTTGGGCGATATGGACCTTAAAATAGCGGGAACGCGATCGGGTCTTACTGCGATTCAGATGGATATTAAGATCGGTGGTATAAGTTTTGAGATCCTCAGTGCGGCATTTGCTCGTGCCCGAGACGCATTAAACCACATTCTCGGTCTTATGGAAGAAGCTATTTCCGAGCCGAGAACGAGCTTGTCGGAATACGCACCACGCATTTTGTCTATTCGTATTGATCCCGCAAAAATCGGTGCAGTTATTGGTCCTGGTGGGAAGACCATTCGCAGCATTGAAGAGACAGGCGCGACGGTTTCAGTCGAGGACGATGGGCTGGTTACGGTCACTTCTTTAGATGCGCAAGCCGGTGAAACTGCAATGGGCATGGTTGAAGCGCTCGTCGAAGAGCCAGAAGTTGGGCGAATCTATGATGGCACCGTGCGCCGGATTACGGACTTTGGCGCGTTTGTCGAAATATTGCCCGGCAAGGACGGGCTTTGCCATATTTCCGAGCTTGAACATCACCGGGTGCGCAAGGTAAACGATGTGCTCAGTGAAGGCGAAAAAGTTCAGGTCAAAGTGATCGCTATCGACGACCAGGGCAAAATTCGACTTAGCCGTAAAGTCCTTATCGACAAGCCCGATGGGAATTCAAATCCGCAGGGTAGGCAACGCCCCCCCCAAAGATCGTGA
- the rbfA gene encoding 30S ribosome-binding factor RbfA gives MPSYRPESVGKAIQVALSEILHTETRDPGLSEVTITAVTMSRDLRTARVYVSVMRGSGSQPQVLERLMRAMSFLRRALAQRVQLRHVPELVFAWDDSVTQGAKIEELLNSLDT, from the coding sequence ATGCCATCTTATCGGCCGGAAAGTGTGGGAAAAGCCATTCAGGTTGCCCTGAGTGAAATTTTGCACACAGAAACTCGTGACCCCGGTCTGTCCGAAGTCACGATTACGGCTGTCACGATGTCTCGTGATCTGCGCACAGCCAGAGTCTATGTCAGTGTGATGCGCGGATCCGGATCGCAACCACAGGTGCTTGAGCGTCTGATGAGGGCGATGTCTTTCTTGCGCCGTGCGCTCGCTCAGCGCGTTCAATTGCGACACGTGCCTGAGCTGGTTTTCGCCTGGGATGATTCCGTCACACAGGGGGCGAAAATCGAGGAATTGCTCAATAGTCTCGACACATAG
- the leuS gene encoding leucine--tRNA ligase → MAYEFAEIEKKWRQRWEDTGLYRSEIDPGSPKHYALTMLPYTSGDLHIGHWYAIAPSDVRARYMRMKGHNVLFPIGFDAFGLPAENAAIQRGIHPAKWTLDNVDRMRGQLKTMGAMFDWTREAITCLPEYYKWTQWLFLKFYANGLAYREKAPVDWCPQCNTTLAREQVWGEDRHCERCDTPVIKKDLDQWLFRITRYAEELLNFSEIVWPNRVQTMQENWIGRSEGVEFEMRVKNSESSFRAFTTRPDTIFGMSFAVLAPEHPLVDEITAPEQREAVKAYCEKTSRQSEIERLSADKEQDGVFIGAYAINPMNNADVPIYIADYVLLQYGTGAIMAVPAHDERDFDFAKKYGLSIPVVIAPDDWDGEALSQPYIGAGRMVNSGQFDGMSSQDGKDAVADDLESRDIGERKINYRLHDWLISRQRYWGCPIPIIYCHTCGTVPVPECDLPVMLPDDAEFLPTGESPLKYHEGFLNTTCPKCGVSAQRETDTMDTFMCSSWYQYRYLSPHYDAGPFEPHEGEYWLPVDQYTGGIEHATMHLLYTRFFTKAMRDMDLVSDDEPMTRLFNQGIILGEDQEKMSKSRGNFVNPDELIEQYGTDCIRAYLMFLSRWEQGGPWNSSSLEGLPRFLNRVWRLVVENGTPAKGDPAQEAQDNLRRLTHQTIRKVSEDFETFGFNTALAALMTFSNGLSAAQNTPVVHTSAWQEAIETLVLLLAPITPHLSEELWSRIGGEYSVHQQNWPKWDENLARPATIEMPVQVNGKVRARMEVEVDSGQEEIESLALEQPNVQAHVQDQKPKKIIVIPNRLVNIVV, encoded by the coding sequence ATGGCTTACGAGTTTGCTGAAATTGAAAAAAAATGGCGTCAACGCTGGGAAGATACGGGTTTGTACCGCAGTGAAATCGATCCTGGCAGCCCCAAGCACTATGCTTTGACGATGTTGCCTTATACTTCGGGCGATCTCCACATTGGTCACTGGTATGCGATCGCTCCCTCTGATGTTCGAGCGCGATATATGCGGATGAAGGGGCATAATGTGTTGTTTCCAATCGGTTTTGATGCTTTTGGATTGCCCGCTGAAAACGCTGCGATCCAACGGGGCATTCACCCGGCCAAATGGACGCTGGACAATGTGGATCGCATGCGCGGACAATTGAAAACAATGGGTGCAATGTTTGACTGGACGCGCGAAGCGATCACCTGTTTGCCCGAATACTACAAATGGACGCAGTGGTTATTCCTCAAATTTTACGCCAATGGCCTGGCTTATCGAGAGAAAGCTCCTGTTGATTGGTGTCCACAGTGCAATACGACCCTGGCTCGAGAACAGGTTTGGGGGGAGGACAGGCACTGTGAGCGGTGTGATACACCGGTGATTAAAAAGGACCTGGACCAATGGCTATTTCGGATTACCCGATATGCTGAGGAGTTACTCAATTTTTCAGAAATTGTATGGCCCAACCGCGTGCAGACCATGCAGGAGAATTGGATTGGACGAAGTGAAGGCGTTGAATTTGAAATGCGCGTCAAAAATTCAGAGTCATCATTTCGCGCGTTCACAACGCGCCCAGATACCATTTTTGGCATGTCATTTGCTGTTTTAGCCCCCGAACATCCATTGGTCGATGAGATAACCGCACCAGAGCAACGGGAAGCTGTTAAAGCATACTGCGAAAAAACCAGCCGTCAGTCGGAGATCGAGCGGCTTTCTGCGGATAAAGAACAGGATGGGGTTTTCATCGGTGCTTATGCGATTAATCCCATGAACAATGCCGATGTGCCAATTTACATCGCCGATTATGTGTTGCTCCAATATGGTACAGGGGCCATTATGGCTGTGCCTGCACATGATGAACGCGATTTTGATTTTGCAAAAAAGTATGGGTTGTCCATTCCCGTTGTGATTGCCCCAGATGATTGGGATGGTGAAGCTCTTAGCCAGCCATATATCGGTGCGGGACGTATGGTAAATTCGGGACAATTCGATGGTATGTCCTCACAAGATGGAAAAGATGCAGTGGCCGATGATCTGGAATCACGGGACATTGGTGAAAGAAAAATCAATTATCGCCTTCACGATTGGTTGATTTCTCGCCAGCGTTATTGGGGGTGCCCCATACCGATTATTTACTGTCACACATGTGGAACGGTTCCCGTGCCAGAGTGCGACCTACCCGTAATGCTGCCCGATGATGCGGAGTTTTTGCCAACGGGTGAATCTCCTCTAAAATATCACGAAGGATTTCTAAACACGACCTGTCCCAAATGTGGTGTTTCAGCGCAGCGAGAGACGGATACGATGGACACGTTTATGTGTTCTTCATGGTATCAATATCGCTATTTAAGCCCGCATTATGATGCGGGGCCTTTTGAACCTCACGAGGGTGAATACTGGTTGCCTGTTGATCAATATACAGGGGGTATAGAACACGCGACCATGCATTTGCTTTACACGCGATTCTTCACCAAGGCCATGCGCGATATGGACCTCGTCAGTGATGATGAACCGATGACGCGCTTGTTTAATCAGGGCATTATTCTGGGTGAAGATCAAGAAAAAATGAGCAAGTCGCGAGGCAATTTTGTGAATCCCGACGAACTGATTGAGCAGTATGGAACAGATTGTATTCGGGCTTATTTGATGTTTTTGAGTCGATGGGAACAGGGAGGTCCCTGGAATTCATCGAGCCTGGAAGGGCTCCCGAGATTCTTAAATCGGGTGTGGCGTCTCGTTGTTGAAAATGGCACTCCTGCAAAGGGAGACCCAGCGCAAGAAGCCCAGGATAATTTGCGGCGCTTAACACATCAGACCATTCGCAAGGTGTCTGAAGATTTTGAAACCTTTGGGTTTAATACGGCACTTGCTGCGCTCATGACGTTTAGCAATGGTTTGTCGGCTGCTCAAAATACGCCTGTTGTACATACGAGCGCCTGGCAAGAAGCGATTGAGACGCTTGTCTTGCTCCTGGCGCCCATAACGCCGCATCTCTCCGAAGAGCTTTGGTCGCGCATTGGGGGAGAGTACAGCGTTCATCAACAGAATTGGCCCAAATGGGACGAAAATCTCGCTCGACCAGCAACGATAGAGATGCCGGTTCAGGTCAATGGCAAAGTCCGTGCGCGCATGGAAGTAGAGGTTGATTCTGGGCAGGAAGAGATTGAAAGTCTGGCTTTGGAACAGCCGAATGTGCAAGCGCATGTCCAGGATCAAAAGCCGAAAAAAATAATCGTCATTCCCAATCGGCTGGTCAATATTGTGGTGTAA
- a CDS encoding DUF503 domain-containing protein, translating into MTIGFCHLDLYLPECASLKQKRSVLKSITTRTRNKFNVSVSELGDNDRWQRAQLGVATVANDSRYANQILSKVVDLIEREDRLIVVDYSLELL; encoded by the coding sequence ATGACCATTGGTTTTTGTCATCTCGACCTGTATTTGCCCGAATGCGCCTCGCTGAAACAGAAACGCAGCGTGCTCAAGAGCATCACGACGCGTACGCGCAACAAATTCAATGTATCTGTTTCTGAACTGGGCGATAATGACCGCTGGCAAAGAGCGCAATTAGGTGTTGCAACAGTTGCCAACGACTCGCGGTATGCCAATCAGATACTGTCAAAGGTGGTCGATTTAATCGAGCGCGAGGATCGCCTCATCGTAGTAGATTATTCGTTGGAGTTGCTCTGA
- the truB gene encoding tRNA pseudouridine(55) synthase TruB, with translation MVPINGFLGIDKPAGWTSQDVVSWVRKHFGIKKVGHTGTLDPQATGVLPLCLGAYTRLSSYITDGNKQYRAVVRLGMTTDSLDADGAVISRSRDVPADYAQVEAAVAEFKGAIAQVPPMYSAIRIGGHRLYDLARRGVEVERPARNVSVHKLDIVVYAPPLLHLNVHCSKGTYIRSLADDIGKRLGCGAHLSTLRRTAVGSVGSGQCVAVYELARAESISDVLLDPHAVLSDLSSVCLTEAQQGRFSNGNPVTDILSDVQDIVTVQNSRGILLGLGHIVEGVLKPIRVIQN, from the coding sequence GTGGTGCCAATAAACGGCTTCCTTGGCATAGATAAACCCGCTGGCTGGACCTCTCAAGATGTCGTCAGTTGGGTGCGTAAGCACTTCGGGATCAAAAAAGTAGGGCACACAGGCACCCTTGATCCCCAGGCAACGGGCGTTTTGCCACTTTGCCTGGGAGCCTATACGCGCCTGAGTTCCTATATTACGGATGGCAATAAACAATATCGCGCGGTTGTGCGTTTGGGCATGACGACCGATTCTCTCGATGCCGATGGTGCGGTTATCAGTAGATCGAGGGATGTTCCCGCCGATTATGCGCAAGTCGAGGCCGCTGTTGCCGAATTCAAAGGGGCAATTGCCCAGGTTCCGCCTATGTATTCGGCCATCCGCATAGGGGGGCACAGGCTTTATGACCTGGCCCGAAGAGGTGTTGAGGTTGAACGTCCTGCGCGTAATGTATCCGTACATAAGCTCGATATTGTGGTTTATGCCCCACCGCTCTTGCATCTGAACGTACATTGTTCTAAAGGCACTTATATCAGGTCGCTTGCAGATGATATTGGCAAACGGCTTGGATGTGGTGCCCATCTATCAACGCTTCGCAGAACCGCGGTGGGGAGTGTTGGATCAGGGCAATGTGTTGCGGTTTATGAACTCGCGCGAGCAGAAAGTATTTCTGATGTGTTGCTCGATCCCCACGCTGTTTTATCCGATCTGTCATCGGTTTGTCTGACAGAGGCGCAGCAGGGGCGTTTTTCAAATGGCAATCCCGTGACCGATATTTTATCAGATGTCCAGGATATTGTGACAGTGCAAAACTCTCGGGGTATTTTGCTCGGTCTCGGTCATATCGTCGAGGGCGTCTTGAAGCCTATTCGCGTGATCCAGAATTGA